A genome region from Bacteroides stercoris ATCC 43183 includes the following:
- a CDS encoding polyprenyl synthetase family protein: MDSISLIKSPISAELEDFKKHFDSCLSSSNLLLNSVIAHIRQKNGKMMRPILVLLAAKLYNEICPATLHAAVALELLHTASLVHDDVVDESTERRGQLSVNAVFNNKVAVLTGDYLLATALVEVGMTRNYGIIDIVSKLGQDLAEGELLQLSNVSNPEYSEDIYFDVIRKKTAVLFAACMKAGALSVGAGDEKAEYARLFGEYIGLCFQIKDDIFDYYESKEIGKPTGNDMLEGKLTLPALYALNSTRDKQAQEIAAKVKSGTATTDEIARLIEFSKANGGIEYATKVMIEFKEKALSLLASMEDTDVKKALVCYLDYVVEREK; this comes from the coding sequence ATGGACAGTATATCCCTTATAAAATCCCCGATTTCTGCGGAGTTGGAAGACTTCAAAAAGCATTTTGATAGTTGCCTTTCCAGTTCTAACCTTTTGCTGAACAGCGTGATTGCGCATATACGGCAGAAGAATGGGAAGATGATGCGCCCGATTCTGGTTTTGCTTGCGGCGAAGCTGTACAATGAGATTTGTCCGGCAACGCTTCATGCTGCGGTTGCTTTGGAGCTGCTGCATACGGCAAGCCTGGTGCATGACGATGTGGTGGACGAGAGTACCGAACGCCGGGGGCAGCTCTCTGTGAATGCCGTTTTTAATAATAAGGTGGCGGTGCTTACGGGAGATTATTTACTGGCAACGGCTTTGGTGGAAGTGGGGATGACGCGCAATTACGGCATTATCGATATTGTTTCGAAGCTGGGACAGGATTTGGCGGAAGGGGAGCTGTTGCAGCTTTCCAATGTCAGCAATCCCGAATATTCCGAGGATATTTACTTTGATGTCATCCGCAAGAAGACGGCCGTACTGTTTGCCGCATGCATGAAAGCGGGTGCGCTTTCGGTGGGAGCTGGCGATGAAAAGGCGGAATATGCACGTCTCTTTGGCGAATACATCGGTCTTTGCTTTCAAATCAAGGATGATATATTCGATTACTACGAAAGCAAGGAAATCGGCAAACCTACCGGCAATGATATGCTGGAAGGAAAGCTGACCTTACCTGCACTTTATGCCCTTAATTCAACCCGCGACAAGCAGGCACAGGAGATTGCCGCGAAAGTAAAGAGCGGAACGGCTACAACTGATGAAATAGCCCGATTGATCGAGTTTTCCAAGGCAAACGGCGGCATTGAATACGCTACGAAAGTTATGATTGAGTTTAAGGAAAAGGCGCTTTCGTTATTAGCTTCCATGGAAGATACGGATGTCAAGAAAGCGCTTGTTTGCTATCTTGATTACGTAGTGGAACGCGAAAAATAA
- the deoC gene encoding deoxyribose-phosphate aldolase, which yields MENNESTQSKYDAALAKYNTNLNDAEVAAEVAGIIAEKVPANNTPEVKKFLFNCIDLTTLNSTDSDESVMKFTQKVNQFDEEFPDLKNVAAICVYPNFAEVVKDTLEVEDVKIACVSAGFPSSQTFIEVKVAETAMAIMEGADEIDIVISVGKFLSGDYETMCDEIQELKATCKEHHLKVILETGALKTAANIKKASILSMYAGADFIKTSTGKQQPAATPEAAYVMCQAIKEYHALTGNKIGFKPAGGINCVNDALIYYTIVKEVLGEEWLNNGLFRLGTSRLANLLLSEIKGEEMKFF from the coding sequence ATGGAGAATAACGAATCTACACAGAGTAAGTACGATGCCGCTCTGGCGAAGTACAACACCAATTTGAATGATGCGGAAGTGGCAGCGGAAGTAGCCGGAATAATCGCAGAGAAAGTCCCTGCAAACAATACTCCGGAAGTAAAGAAGTTCCTGTTCAACTGCATCGACCTGACCACGCTCAACAGTACGGACAGCGATGAAAGCGTCATGAAATTCACCCAAAAGGTAAACCAGTTTGACGAAGAATTTCCCGATTTGAAGAACGTAGCGGCCATCTGCGTATATCCCAACTTTGCGGAAGTAGTAAAGGATACGCTGGAAGTGGAAGACGTAAAGATAGCCTGCGTATCGGCAGGTTTCCCCTCTTCACAGACTTTCATAGAAGTAAAAGTAGCCGAAACCGCCATGGCAATCATGGAAGGCGCGGATGAGATAGACATTGTAATCTCCGTAGGAAAGTTCCTGAGCGGCGACTATGAAACCATGTGCGATGAGATACAGGAGCTGAAAGCCACCTGCAAGGAGCATCACCTGAAGGTAATCCTGGAGACCGGCGCGTTGAAAACGGCAGCCAATATCAAAAAGGCCTCTATCCTATCCATGTATGCCGGAGCCGATTTCATCAAGACTTCCACCGGCAAACAGCAGCCTGCCGCCACTCCGGAAGCAGCCTATGTAATGTGTCAGGCTATTAAGGAATACCATGCCTTGACGGGCAACAAGATAGGTTTCAAACCGGCAGGCGGCATCAACTGCGTAAACGATGCGCTCATCTACTACACCATTGTAAAAGAAGTGCTGGGCGAAGAATGGCTGAACAACGGATTGTTCCGTTTGGGAACCAGCCGTCTGGCAAATCTCCTGCTGTCGGAAATCAAAGGCGAAGAAATGAAGTTCTTTTAA
- a CDS encoding nucleotide pyrophosphohydrolase — MTLKEAQQEVDSWIKKYGVRYFSELTNMAVLTEEVGELARVMARKYGDQSFKEGEKDNVEEEIADVLWVLLCIANQTGVDITEAFARSIEKKTKRDQARHINNPKLSDHGE, encoded by the coding sequence ATGACGTTAAAAGAAGCACAACAAGAAGTGGACTCCTGGATAAAAAAATACGGAGTACGTTACTTCAGCGAGCTCACCAATATGGCCGTATTGACCGAAGAAGTCGGCGAGCTGGCACGAGTTATGGCACGCAAATACGGCGACCAGTCTTTTAAGGAAGGAGAGAAAGACAACGTTGAAGAAGAAATCGCGGACGTCCTTTGGGTACTTCTCTGCATTGCCAACCAGACCGGTGTAGACATCACCGAAGCATTTGCACGCAGCATCGAGAAGAAAACCAAACGCGACCAGGCAAGACATATCAATAATCCTAAATTATCCGACCATGGAGAATAA
- the dtd gene encoding D-aminoacyl-tRNA deacylase, translating into MRVVIQRTGHASVTINGTCKSAIRKGFMILVGIEETDGKEDIDWLCKKIVNLRVFDDENGVMNKSILDIDGEILVISQFTLHASTRKGNRPSYIRAAKPEISVPLYEQFCKELSFALGKEIGTGEFGADMKVELVNDGPVTICMDTKNKE; encoded by the coding sequence ATGAGAGTAGTTATACAACGTACCGGGCATGCGTCTGTCACAATCAACGGAACCTGTAAGTCCGCCATCCGCAAAGGATTTATGATATTGGTAGGCATAGAGGAGACGGACGGCAAGGAAGACATCGACTGGTTGTGTAAAAAGATTGTCAACCTGCGTGTTTTTGACGACGAGAATGGCGTTATGAATAAATCCATACTCGACATTGACGGTGAGATATTGGTAATCAGCCAGTTTACGCTGCACGCATCTACCAGGAAAGGCAATCGCCCCTCTTACATACGGGCGGCAAAACCGGAAATATCCGTTCCGCTGTACGAACAATTCTGCAAGGAATTGAGTTTTGCATTAGGTAAAGAGATAGGTACCGGCGAATTTGGAGCCGATATGAAGGTAGAATTAGTGAACGATGGCCCTGTGACCATCTGTATGGATACAAAAAACAAGGAATAA
- the uvrC gene encoding excinuclease ABC subunit UvrC, producing MDELKTNDYLKGIVLNLPESPGIYQYLNAEGTIIYVGKAKNLKRRVSSYFNREHEPGKTRVLVSKIADIRYIVVNTEEDALLLENNLIKKYKPRYNVLLKDDKTYPSICVQNEYFPRVFKTRRIIRNGSSYYGPYSHIPSMYAVLDLIKHLYPLRTCNLNLSPENIRAGKFNVCLEYHIKNCAGPCIGKQNQEEYLKNIAEIKEILKGNTQEIERMLYQQMQELAAEMKFEEAQKIKEKYLLLENYRSKSEVVSNVLHNIDVFSIEEDTDEKSAFINYLHITNGAINQAFTFEYKKRLNETKEELLSLGIIEMRERYKSLSREIIVPFELDMELKDVIFTIPQRGDKKKLLELSILNVKQYKADRLKQAEKLNPEQRTVRLLKEIQQELHLDRLPMRIECFDNSNIQGSDPVAGCVVFIKGKPSKKDYRKYNIKTVEGPDDYTSMKEVVKRRYQRAIEENAPLPDLLITDGGKGQMSAVKEVVDELNLDIPIAGLAKDGKHRTSELLYGFPPQTIGLKQNSPLFRLLTQIQDEVHRFAITFHRDKRSKRQIASALDEIKGIGEKTKNALLKEFKSVKRIKEASAEDIVKVIGEAKAKIIKDYFTDK from the coding sequence ATGGACGAACTAAAAACAAATGATTACCTGAAGGGTATCGTTCTGAACCTTCCCGAAAGTCCCGGTATTTACCAATATCTGAATGCCGAGGGAACGATTATATACGTAGGGAAAGCAAAAAACCTGAAGCGCCGGGTCTCTTCCTACTTCAACAGAGAACATGAACCGGGAAAGACACGGGTACTGGTGAGCAAGATTGCAGATATCCGGTATATCGTGGTCAACACGGAAGAGGATGCCTTGCTGCTGGAGAACAATCTTATCAAGAAATACAAACCCCGTTACAACGTACTGCTGAAAGACGACAAGACCTACCCGTCCATCTGCGTGCAGAACGAATATTTCCCCCGCGTATTCAAGACGCGGAGAATCATACGCAACGGTTCTTCCTACTACGGCCCGTACAGCCACATACCATCCATGTATGCAGTGCTCGACCTCATCAAGCATTTGTACCCGCTACGCACCTGCAACTTGAATCTCTCGCCCGAAAACATCCGGGCAGGGAAGTTCAATGTATGCCTGGAATACCACATCAAGAACTGCGCAGGCCCCTGCATAGGCAAGCAGAATCAGGAAGAATACCTCAAAAACATTGCCGAAATAAAGGAAATACTCAAGGGAAATACCCAGGAGATAGAGCGGATGCTGTATCAGCAGATGCAGGAGCTTGCGGCGGAAATGAAGTTTGAAGAGGCGCAGAAAATCAAGGAAAAGTATCTGCTGCTGGAAAATTACCGTTCCAAATCGGAAGTGGTAAGCAACGTATTGCACAATATCGACGTGTTCTCCATCGAGGAAGACACCGATGAAAAGTCCGCATTCATCAACTATCTGCATATCACGAACGGGGCTATCAACCAGGCTTTCACCTTTGAGTACAAGAAACGGCTGAACGAAACGAAAGAAGAGCTCCTGTCACTGGGCATTATCGAGATGCGCGAACGGTACAAGAGCCTTTCCCGCGAAATCATCGTGCCCTTTGAGCTGGACATGGAGCTTAAAGACGTTATCTTTACCATCCCGCAACGCGGTGACAAGAAGAAATTGCTTGAACTCTCCATCCTTAACGTTAAACAATACAAGGCCGACCGTCTGAAACAAGCGGAAAAGCTGAATCCGGAACAACGCACGGTACGCCTTTTAAAGGAAATCCAGCAAGAATTGCACCTCGACAGGCTGCCTATGCGGATAGAGTGTTTCGACAACTCCAACATCCAAGGCTCGGATCCTGTTGCCGGATGCGTTGTCTTCATCAAAGGAAAGCCGTCCAAGAAAGACTACCGGAAGTATAACATCAAGACCGTGGAAGGACCGGATGACTATACATCCATGAAAGAGGTTGTAAAACGGCGTTATCAGCGCGCTATCGAGGAGAACGCCCCCCTGCCCGACCTTCTTATCACCGACGGCGGAAAAGGGCAAATGAGCGCCGTAAAAGAGGTTGTCGACGAACTGAACCTTGACATCCCCATTGCCGGACTTGCCAAAGACGGGAAACACCGCACATCGGAACTGCTATACGGTTTCCCGCCGCAGACCATCGGACTGAAACAAAACTCTCCCCTTTTCCGTCTGCTGACGCAAATACAGGACGAGGTACACAGGTTTGCCATTACCTTCCACCGCGACAAGCGCAGCAAGCGGCAGATAGCTTCGGCCTTAGACGAGATAAAAGGGATTGGAGAAAAGACAAAGAACGCTCTGCTAAAGGAGTTCAAAAGCGTAAAACGAATCAAGGAGGCATCGGCGGAAGATATTGTCAAAGTGATTGGAGAGGCGAAAGCGAAAATCATAAAGGACTATTTCACAGACAAATAG
- a CDS encoding adenine phosphoribosyltransferase: MSKETLAKTIREIPDFPIPGILFYDVTTLFKNPSALQELSDTLYEMYKDKGITKVVGIESRGFIMGPILATRLGAGFVPMRKPGKLPAETIEESYDKEYGKDTVQIHKDAIEPDDVVLLHDDLLATGGTMEAACKLVKKLNPKKVYVNFIIELKELHGKDIFSKDVDVESVLTL; this comes from the coding sequence ATGAGCAAAGAAACACTTGCCAAGACCATTCGGGAAATTCCCGACTTCCCCATCCCCGGGATTTTATTCTACGATGTGACCACTCTGTTTAAAAACCCGTCGGCGCTGCAAGAACTTTCAGACACCTTGTATGAAATGTACAAGGATAAAGGGATAACCAAAGTGGTAGGTATAGAATCCAGAGGCTTCATCATGGGCCCCATTCTCGCCACCCGCTTAGGTGCAGGATTCGTACCCATGCGCAAGCCCGGAAAGTTGCCTGCGGAAACAATCGAAGAAAGCTACGACAAAGAGTACGGCAAAGATACGGTACAAATCCACAAGGATGCCATTGAGCCGGACGATGTAGTATTGCTGCACGACGACCTTCTGGCTACGGGCGGAACAATGGAAGCAGCCTGCAAACTGGTGAAGAAACTGAACCCTAAAAAGGTATATGTAAACTTCATTATCGAATTGAAAGAGTTGCATGGAAAGGATATATTCAGCAAAGATGTAGATGTAGAATCGGTATTGACACTCTAA
- the mnmG gene encoding tRNA uridine-5-carboxymethylaminomethyl(34) synthesis enzyme MnmG, producing MEFKYDVIVIGAGHAGCEAAAAAANLGSKTCLITMDMNKIGQMSCNPAVGGIAKGQIVREIDALGGYMGLVTDKTAIQFRILNRSKGPAMWSPRAQCDRNKFIWTWREILENIPNLHIWQDTVQEILVENGEVTGLTTVWGVTFRAKCVVLTAGTFLNGLMHVGRTMLPGGRMAEPASYQLTESIARHGITYGRMKTGTPVRIDGRSVHYEDMEIQEGENDFHKFSFMNNGVRHLKQLPCWTCFTNEETHRILREGLPDSPLFNGQIQSIGPRYCPSIETKIVTFPDKEQHQLFLEPEGETTQELYLNGFSSSLPMDIQIAALKKIPAFRDLVIYRPGYAIEYDYFDPTQLKHTLETKKIKNLFFAGQVNGTTGYEEAAGQGIIAGINAHINCHGGEPFTLARDEAYIGVLIDDLVTKGVDEPYRMFTSRAEYRILLRMDDADMRLTERAWKLGLAKEDRYELLKSKREAVTSIIEFTRSYSMKPALINPVLEQLGTTPLRQGCKLVDLINRPQVTLENMAEHVSAFRRELDKITEQDKVADRRDEIVEAAEILIKYEGYIGRERIIADKLARLESIKIKGRFDYNSIQSLSTEARQKLVKIDPETIAQASRIPGVSPSDINVLLVLCGR from the coding sequence ATGGAGTTTAAGTATGACGTTATCGTAATCGGCGCCGGACATGCCGGCTGTGAAGCCGCTGCCGCCGCCGCAAACCTGGGTTCAAAGACCTGTCTTATCACAATGGACATGAATAAGATAGGACAGATGAGTTGTAACCCTGCCGTAGGAGGTATTGCCAAAGGACAGATTGTACGCGAAATAGACGCCTTAGGCGGATATATGGGATTGGTAACCGATAAAACGGCTATCCAGTTCCGCATATTGAACCGCTCCAAAGGCCCCGCCATGTGGAGTCCGCGCGCGCAGTGCGACCGCAACAAATTCATCTGGACATGGCGCGAGATTCTGGAGAATATTCCCAACCTGCACATCTGGCAGGACACCGTACAGGAAATCCTCGTTGAAAACGGCGAGGTAACCGGACTCACCACCGTTTGGGGAGTGACCTTCCGCGCCAAATGCGTTGTACTGACTGCCGGAACTTTCCTGAACGGACTGATGCACGTAGGGCGCACCATGCTTCCGGGCGGGCGCATGGCAGAACCCGCATCTTACCAACTGACCGAATCCATCGCCCGGCACGGCATCACATACGGACGAATGAAAACGGGAACCCCCGTACGCATCGACGGACGGAGCGTGCATTACGAAGATATGGAGATTCAGGAAGGGGAAAACGACTTCCATAAATTCTCCTTTATGAACAACGGCGTACGCCACCTGAAGCAACTGCCGTGCTGGACTTGCTTCACCAATGAGGAAACACACCGCATCCTTCGTGAAGGGCTGCCTGATTCTCCCCTTTTCAACGGGCAGATTCAAAGCATAGGGCCCCGCTATTGCCCCAGTATAGAAACCAAAATCGTAACCTTCCCCGACAAGGAACAGCACCAGCTTTTCCTGGAACCGGAAGGTGAAACGACGCAGGAACTTTACCTGAACGGCTTCTCTTCTTCCCTGCCGATGGACATACAGATTGCAGCGCTGAAAAAGATTCCAGCATTCCGCGACCTGGTGATTTACCGCCCCGGCTACGCAATAGAATACGATTACTTTGATCCCACCCAACTGAAACATACGTTGGAAACGAAGAAAATCAAGAACCTATTCTTTGCCGGACAAGTAAACGGAACGACCGGCTACGAAGAAGCTGCCGGACAAGGAATCATTGCAGGTATCAACGCGCATATCAACTGCCACGGCGGAGAACCGTTCACCCTGGCACGCGACGAAGCCTATATAGGCGTATTAATCGACGATTTGGTTACCAAAGGCGTCGATGAGCCTTACCGCATGTTTACTTCACGTGCGGAATACCGCATCCTGCTCCGAATGGACGATGCCGATATGAGGCTAACCGAAAGAGCCTGGAAACTGGGACTTGCCAAAGAAGACCGCTACGAACTATTAAAGAGCAAGCGCGAAGCCGTTACAAGCATCATAGAGTTCACCCGGAGTTATTCGATGAAACCGGCATTAATCAACCCGGTGCTGGAACAGCTCGGCACTACCCCGCTCCGCCAGGGATGCAAGCTGGTAGACTTAATAAACCGTCCGCAAGTAACCTTGGAAAACATGGCAGAACATGTCAGCGCTTTCCGTCGGGAACTGGACAAGATTACGGAACAGGATAAAGTTGCAGACAGAAGAGACGAAATAGTCGAAGCTGCGGAAATACTTATTAAGTACGAAGGCTATATCGGACGCGAGCGAATCATAGCAGACAAACTGGCACGGCTGGAAAGCATAAAGATTAAAGGAAGGTTCGACTATAATTCCATCCAGTCTCTTTCTACCGAAGCCCGCCAGAAGCTGGTGAAGATAGATCCGGAAACGATAGCCCAGGCAAGCCGAATCCCGGGAGTGTCTCCCAGCGATATCAACGTGCTGCTGGTGCTTTGCGGGCGATAA
- the ybeY gene encoding rRNA maturation RNase YbeY: MISYQTDGIEMPAIKKRETTEWIKAVAATYNKRIGEIAYIFCSDEKILEVNRQYLQHDYYTDIITFDYCEGNRLSGDLFISLDTVRTNAEQFAGNDYERELYRVIIHGILHLCGINDKGPGEREIMEAAENKALAMR, encoded by the coding sequence ATGATAAGTTATCAGACAGACGGCATCGAAATGCCCGCAATCAAGAAGCGCGAAACAACGGAATGGATCAAAGCCGTTGCCGCCACCTACAACAAGAGAATCGGCGAAATAGCCTACATCTTCTGTTCGGACGAGAAAATCCTCGAAGTGAACCGACAGTACCTTCAGCACGATTACTACACGGACATCATCACTTTCGACTACTGCGAAGGCAACCGCCTGAGCGGCGACCTCTTCATCAGCCTGGATACGGTACGCACCAACGCCGAACAGTTTGCCGGCAATGACTACGAACGGGAGCTGTACCGCGTCATCATCCACGGCATCCTGCACCTTTGCGGCATTAACGACAAAGGACCGGGAGAACGGGAAATCATGGAAGCCGCCGAAAACAAGGCGCTCGCCATGCGATAA
- a CDS encoding nucleoside recognition domain-containing protein — translation MVLNYIWVAFFVIAFIVALCKLLFMGDTEIFTELVNSTFDSSKTAFEISLGLTGILSLWLGIMKIGENSGMINALSRWLSPVFCRLFPEIPKGHPAMGSIFMNLSANMLGLDNAATPMGLKAMKELQELNPKKDTATNPMIMFLVMNTSGLILIPVSIMMYRSQMGAAQPTDIFIPTLITTAISTIVGVTAVSIAQRINLLNKPILILIGCISLFFSGLIYLFTQVSREEMGVYSTLVANIILFTIILLFILWGLWKKINVYDAFIEGAKEGFTTAIRIVPYLVAFLVGIAVFRTSGAMDIIVNGIGYIVGLSGADTEFVGALPTALMKSLSGSGANGLMIDTMKQYGADSFVGRMSCVARGASDTTFYILAVYFGSVGITKTRNAVTCGLIADFSGIIAAIIISYIFFF, via the coding sequence ATGGTTTTAAATTACATCTGGGTAGCATTTTTCGTAATCGCCTTCATTGTGGCGCTCTGCAAACTCCTGTTTATGGGAGATACGGAGATATTTACGGAACTTGTCAACTCCACATTCGACTCATCCAAGACCGCATTCGAAATATCACTGGGGCTCACCGGCATTCTGTCCTTATGGTTGGGCATCATGAAAATCGGCGAAAACAGCGGTATGATAAACGCGCTTTCGCGCTGGCTGAGTCCCGTGTTCTGCCGCCTCTTCCCGGAAATTCCCAAAGGACACCCCGCCATGGGTTCCATTTTCATGAACCTTTCCGCCAACATGCTGGGGTTGGACAATGCCGCCACCCCGATGGGGCTGAAAGCCATGAAAGAGCTTCAGGAGCTGAATCCGAAAAAAGATACCGCTACCAACCCGATGATTATGTTTCTGGTAATGAACACATCCGGGTTGATACTGATACCCGTCAGCATCATGATGTACCGCTCGCAAATGGGCGCTGCGCAGCCTACGGACATTTTCATCCCTACGCTGATTACTACCGCCATCTCTACCATTGTCGGTGTCACCGCCGTCAGCATTGCGCAACGGATAAACCTGCTGAACAAACCCATTCTTATTCTGATCGGTTGCATCAGCCTGTTCTTCTCCGGGCTTATTTACCTGTTCACCCAAGTAAGCCGCGAAGAAATGGGCGTTTACTCCACGCTGGTTGCCAACATCATTCTCTTTACCATCATCCTGCTTTTCATCCTGTGGGGATTATGGAAAAAGATTAATGTGTACGATGCTTTCATCGAAGGCGCCAAGGAAGGATTTACAACCGCCATACGCATCGTTCCCTATCTGGTGGCATTCCTCGTTGGAATCGCCGTTTTCCGCACTTCGGGAGCGATGGACATCATCGTAAACGGCATCGGTTACATCGTCGGACTATCCGGAGCGGACACCGAGTTTGTAGGTGCGCTGCCCACTGCATTGATGAAATCGTTAAGCGGCAGCGGGGCCAACGGACTGATGATTGATACAATGAAGCAATACGGCGCCGACTCTTTTGTCGGCCGCATGAGCTGCGTGGCACGCGGCGCCTCGGATACCACGTTCTACATCCTTGCCGTCTACTTCGGCAGCGTAGGCATCACGAAAACCCGCAACGCCGTCACCTGCGGTCTGATAGCCGACTTTTCCGGTATCATCGCCGCTATCATCATCAGCTATATATTCTTCTTTTAA
- a CDS encoding M28 family metallopeptidase, with product MHKVFLGTACFLFSALSLHAQSPLEKGLQSINRTSAEAIVEFLADDELQGREAGMHGSRVAARYIVSCLKEAGIRPLDKNGYYQPFEAYAKERQQRGRWQVHPDSVAVLKQGTHRSLKMDNVLAYIPGKRSDEYVIVGAHFDHLGVDETLADDKIYNGADDNASGVSAVLQIARAFALSGEKPLRNVIFAFWDGEEKGLLGSKHFVQHCPFLKQIKGYLNFDMIGRNNKPEQPQHVVYFYTAAHPAFGEWLKRDITRYGLQLQPDYRPWDNPVGGSDNASFARSGIPVIWYHTDGHPDYHQPSDHAALLNWEKVVEITKASFLNVWNLANESNY from the coding sequence ATGCATAAAGTATTTTTAGGAACCGCCTGTTTCCTGTTTTCCGCCCTGTCGCTACATGCACAGTCCCCGCTCGAAAAAGGATTGCAAAGCATCAACCGTACTTCCGCAGAAGCCATTGTGGAGTTTCTGGCCGATGACGAACTGCAAGGACGCGAAGCAGGCATGCATGGTTCGCGGGTAGCAGCCCGCTACATCGTATCCTGCCTGAAAGAAGCCGGTATCCGCCCTTTGGACAAGAACGGCTATTACCAGCCTTTCGAGGCATACGCCAAGGAAAGGCAGCAACGCGGACGCTGGCAGGTACACCCCGACTCCGTTGCCGTACTGAAACAAGGCACGCACCGTTCCCTGAAAATGGATAATGTGCTGGCATACATTCCCGGCAAGCGCAGCGATGAATATGTCATTGTAGGCGCTCATTTCGACCACCTGGGCGTAGACGAAACGCTGGCGGACGATAAGATATACAACGGTGCGGATGATAACGCATCCGGCGTCTCCGCCGTATTGCAGATAGCACGTGCATTTGCCCTCAGCGGAGAAAAGCCGCTGAGAAATGTTATCTTCGCCTTTTGGGACGGCGAGGAAAAAGGATTGCTCGGTTCAAAACATTTCGTACAGCACTGTCCGTTTCTCAAACAGATAAAGGGTTATCTCAACTTCGACATGATAGGGCGTAACAACAAGCCCGAACAACCGCAGCACGTAGTCTACTTCTACACAGCCGCCCATCCTGCCTTCGGCGAATGGCTGAAACGGGACATCACCCGCTACGGACTGCAACTGCAACCCGACTACCGTCCCTGGGACAACCCCGTGGGCGGAAGTGACAATGCCTCGTTCGCCCGTTCCGGCATCCCCGTCATCTGGTATCACACCGACGGCCATCCCGACTATCACCAGCCGTCAGACCACGCCGCATTACTGAACTGGGAAAAAGTCGTGGAGATAACCAAGGCATCCTTCCTCAACGTATGGAATCTTGCCAACGAAAGCAACTATTAA
- a CDS encoding DNA alkylation repair protein produces MRKRKIPLAGTLQNNPISTEEIADIAADIQRELETYADPVKREYLPRFFKTGKGEYGEGDKFLGVVVPNTRTVAKQHKDAPFAVMAELLQSQWHECRLCALLMLVERFKKSGEKERKLIYDFYLSQTARINNWDLVDLSAPGIVGEYLKDKSRDDLYRLADGALLWEQRIAVVSTYTLIKNGDFTDILALSERLLHHPHDLMRKAVGWMLREMGKRDKDLLVQFLEKHSKVMPRTMLRYAIEKFPEEERKEFMKR; encoded by the coding sequence ATGAGAAAAAGGAAAATTCCATTGGCAGGCACGCTGCAGAATAATCCGATTTCAACGGAAGAAATAGCGGATATTGCCGCAGATATCCAAAGGGAATTGGAGACGTATGCCGATCCGGTAAAAAGGGAATATCTTCCCCGTTTCTTCAAGACGGGAAAGGGAGAATACGGCGAAGGCGATAAATTTCTGGGTGTAGTGGTTCCGAATACCCGCACGGTGGCGAAGCAACACAAGGATGCTCCGTTTGCTGTAATGGCGGAACTGCTGCAAAGCCAGTGGCACGAGTGCCGGCTTTGCGCTTTGCTGATGCTGGTGGAGCGTTTTAAGAAAAGCGGTGAAAAGGAAAGGAAGCTTATTTATGACTTCTACCTTTCGCAGACGGCACGTATCAACAACTGGGATTTGGTAGACTTGTCCGCTCCGGGTATCGTGGGAGAATATCTGAAAGACAAATCCCGCGACGACCTTTATCGCCTGGCAGACGGTGCGTTGCTCTGGGAGCAACGCATTGCGGTGGTTTCTACTTATACGCTTATCAAAAACGGTGATTTCACCGATATTCTGGCGCTTTCGGAACGGTTGCTGCACCATCCGCACGATTTGATGCGGAAAGCGGTGGGCTGGATGCTGCGTGAGATGGGAAAGAGGGATAAGGATTTGCTGGTGCAGTTTCTTGAGAAACACAGCAAGGTGATGCCGCGGACAATGCTGCGCTATGCCATAGAGAAATTCCCGGAAGAAGAAAGGAAGGAGTTTATGAAACGTTGA